The Flavobacteriales bacterium genome includes a region encoding these proteins:
- a CDS encoding ABC transporter substrate-binding protein, with protein sequence MKINIGGVPEHFNYPWHLAIESKSLSNIGIDAVWHDMPGGTGEMCRKLRTGEIDLAVVLTEGIVADIAAGNPSMIVQKYIKSPLIWGIHTGNNSAVSNETSYENLRFAISRKGSGSHLMACVEAKNRGIQLKDEQFVEVANFDNAIDALNNGKADLFLWEKFTTKPTVDAGKIRRIGETVTPWPCFVIAARQEILLKNPDTVWNLLWVIRKMSRHFMIDENAEQIVSAKYGLSRDDTHSWFNKTEWEQDVYISKKMLNNVVNTLVETRIIDKKIAAEDLCWGRCVVY encoded by the coding sequence ATGAAAATTAACATTGGAGGCGTTCCTGAGCATTTCAATTATCCTTGGCATTTGGCCATAGAAAGCAAAAGTTTGTCTAACATTGGCATTGATGCCGTATGGCATGATATGCCGGGCGGAACTGGCGAGATGTGTCGCAAGCTTCGTACAGGCGAAATTGATTTGGCGGTAGTGCTTACCGAAGGCATTGTGGCCGATATTGCTGCCGGAAATCCATCAATGATTGTTCAGAAATACATCAAATCTCCGCTTATTTGGGGCATTCATACCGGAAACAACTCGGCCGTTTCAAACGAAACTTCTTATGAAAATCTGCGATTTGCTATCAGCCGAAAAGGAAGTGGCTCACACCTAATGGCTTGCGTTGAAGCAAAAAACCGAGGCATACAACTGAAGGATGAACAATTTGTGGAAGTTGCCAATTTTGACAATGCCATTGATGCCTTAAACAATGGCAAAGCCGATTTATTTCTTTGGGAAAAATTTACCACAAAACCGACGGTTGATGCCGGAAAGATTAGAAGAATAGGCGAAACCGTGACCCCTTGGCCATGTTTTGTTATTGCCGCACGACAGGAAATTCTGTTAAAAAATCCAGACACCGTTTGGAATTTGCTTTGGGTTATCCGGAAAATGAGCCGCCACTTTATGATTGATGAAAATGCGGAGCAGATTGTATCGGCAAAATATGGCCTGAGCCGCGACGATACCCACAGTTGGTTTAACAAAACCGAGTGGGAACAGGATGTTTACATATCAAAAAAAATGCTCAACAATGTGGTGAATACACTTGTTGAAACTCGCATTATCGACAAAAAAATTGCTGCCGAAGACTTATGCTGGGGCAGATGCGTGGTTTATTAA
- a CDS encoding homocysteine S-methyltransferase family protein produces MLTRAYFNELLTERILFLDGAMGTMIQRYKLAEEDYRGSRFADFEHSVKGNNDLLCITKPEVVREIHKKFLDAGADILETNTFNANAISMADYHMENLVYEMNVAGAKIAKELAIEYTNRNPEKPRFVAGSMGPTTKLASLSPDVTNPGYRAVTFEELVNTYTEQAKGLIDGGADLLLIETITDTLNCKAAIYAILELEETLGFEIPMMISGTITDNSGRTLSGQTVEAFYNSVAHAKPVSIGLNCALGAELMRPFLTDLSRVAECPVSAHPNAGLPNEMGEYDESPEYMSKVVGNFAAAGLVNILGGCCGTTPEHIAAIVEASKNIQPRNLLQLQTLE; encoded by the coding sequence ATGTTGACAAGAGCCTATTTTAATGAGTTGCTGACCGAGCGAATTTTGTTTTTGGATGGAGCCATGGGAACCATGATTCAGCGGTATAAATTAGCTGAAGAAGATTATAGAGGGAGTAGATTTGCCGATTTTGAACATTCTGTAAAAGGCAATAACGACTTGCTTTGTATTACGAAACCCGAAGTGGTTAGAGAAATTCATAAAAAGTTTTTGGATGCCGGAGCCGATATTTTAGAAACCAATACCTTTAATGCCAATGCCATTTCAATGGCGGATTATCACATGGAAAATTTGGTATATGAAATGAATGTGGCCGGAGCAAAAATTGCCAAGGAGTTGGCAATAGAATATACCAATAGAAACCCGGAAAAACCTCGATTTGTTGCCGGTTCTATGGGGCCTACCACAAAGTTGGCATCTTTATCACCCGATGTTACAAACCCGGGATATAGAGCTGTGACTTTTGAGGAATTGGTAAACACCTATACCGAACAGGCCAAAGGTTTGATAGATGGTGGAGCAGATTTGCTTTTAATTGAAACCATCACGGATACACTTAATTGTAAGGCGGCCATTTATGCAATTTTAGAGTTGGAAGAAACATTGGGTTTTGAGATACCGATGATGATTTCGGGCACCATTACAGATAATAGTGGAAGAACTCTCAGTGGGCAAACGGTGGAGGCATTTTACAACTCAGTGGCTCACGCCAAACCAGTATCTATTGGCCTCAATTGTGCGTTGGGAGCAGAGTTGATGCGGCCATTTTTGACCGATTTGAGTCGGGTGGCCGAATGTCCGGTATCTGCCCACCCCAATGCCGGATTGCCAAATGAAATGGGCGAATACGACGAAAGCCCTGAATATATGAGCAAAGTGGTTGGCAACTTTGCGGCTGCCGGTTTGGTAAACATTTTGGGGGGGTGTTGCGGAACAACTCCTGAGCATATTGCAGCCATTGTGGAGGCATCAAAAAACATCCAACCCCGAAATTTGTTACAACTGCAAACGCTTGAATAA